One Rosa chinensis cultivar Old Blush chromosome 3, RchiOBHm-V2, whole genome shotgun sequence DNA window includes the following coding sequences:
- the LOC112193643 gene encoding long chain acyl-CoA synthetase 1 isoform X2 encodes MKIFSAQVEEGREGQNGKPSVGPVYRNLLSKNNFPPPHPDISTGWDLISQSAQKYPGNRMLGWRKIVDGKIGPYVWKTYKEVYDELLLVGSALRASGVEPGSRIGIYGSNCPQWIMAMAACCAHSLICVPLYDTLGPGAVNFIIDHAEVDVVFVQDKKVKELLKPECTSIQRLKVMVCFTSLTDEEKDKAAHIGIKPYSWNEFTEMGIQNPSKIFPPLPENISTIMYTSGTSGAPKGVVITHENMAYGVRGIDLFLEQFEDKMTVDDVYLSFLPLAHILDCVIEMYFFRNGASVGYYHGDLNALGDDIMELKPTLLAGVPRVFEKIHEGIKKGVQQLNPRRQKIFDILYRYKLAWMNMGFKNKNASPLADLLAFRKIKNRLGGRIRLIISGGAPLSSEIEEFLRVTCCCFVLQGYGLTETVGPTTLGFPDEMCMIGAVGTVSVFNELRLEEVPEMGYNPLGDPPCGEICLRGKTVFSGYHKSPELTREAIKDGWFHTGDIGQILPNGTIKIIDRKKNLIKLSQGEYVALEYLENVYGISSVIDDIWVYGNSFKSKLVAVVVAEEESTKRWAYLNGHIGSFSDLCFLDQLKSHILEELKSTAEKNKLRGFEYIKGIIVEPRPFDMERDMVTATLKKKRNQLLKYYQARLDELYQNLDAGQ; translated from the exons ATGAAGATTTTCTCTGCTCAAGTTGAGGAAGGAAGGGAAGGCCAGAATGGCAAGCCTTCCGTTGGTCCGGTATACCGGAATTTACTGTCCAAAAACAATTTTCCTCCACCTCATCCCGATATAAGTACAGGCTGGGATCTCATTAG TCAATCTGCTCAGAAGTATCCTGGAAATCGAATGCTTGGATGGCGTAAAATAGTTGATGGAAAG ATTGGACCTTATGTTTGGAAAACATACAAGGAGGTTTATGACGAACTTCTTCTTGTTGGTTCTGCATTACGAGCATCTGGTGTGGAACCA GGTTCCCGGATTGGGATCTATGGTTCAAATTGCCCCCAGTGGATTATGGCAATGGCG GCTTGTTGTGCTCATAGTTTGATCTGTGTGCCTCTCTATGATACCCTAG GGCCAGGAGCTGTAAATTTTATCATAGATCATGCAGAGGTTGATGTTGTTTTTGTCCAAGATAAGAAAGTGAAAGAA CTACTGAAGCCTGAATGTACATCCATTCAAAGATTAAAAG ttATGGTTTGCTTCACTTCGTTGACAGATGAAGAGAAGGATAAGGCAGCACACATTGGGATAAAACCATACTCATGGAATGAGTTCACAGAGATG ggaattcaaaacccatcaAAGATCTTTCCACCTCTGCCTGAGAATATCAGCACAATTATGTACACAAGTGGTACCAGTGGAGCTCCTAAAGGTGTTGTGATAACACATGAAAACATGGCATATGGTGTCAGAGGCATTGACCTCTTTTTGGAACAATTTGAAGACAAG ATGACAGTGGATGATGTGTATCTATCTTTCCTTCCTCTGGCTCATATCCTGGACTGCGTAATTGAGATGTATTTTTTCCGCAATGGTGCTTCTGTTGGCTACTATCATGGG GATCTTAATGCATTAGGGGATGATATAATGGAGTTGAAGCCAACACTTCTTGCTGGGGTACCTCGAGTCTTCGAGAAAATACATGAAG GTATAAAGAAAGGAGTCCAACAGCTCAATCCAAGGAGGCAGAAGATTTTTGACATTCTCTACAGATA CAAACTTGCTTGGATGAACATGGggtttaaaaacaaaaacgcCTCACCACTCGCTGATCTGTTAGCCTTCAGAAAG ATAAAGAATAGGCTGGGTGGTAGAATTCGTCTTATAATATCAGGAGGTGCACCCTTAAGCTCTGAGATTGAAGAATTCTTGCGAGTTACTTGCTGTTGTTTCGTACTCCAAGGCTATG GGTTGACAGAAACTGTTGGCCCAACTACTCTCGGGTTTCCTGATGAAATGTGTATGATTGGTGCTGTTGGTACCGTATCTGTTTTCAACGAGCTGCGCCTCGAAGAGGTTCCAGAAATGGGCTACAATCCACTTGGGGATCCTCCTTGTGGTGAGATATGCTTGAGAGGAAAGACTGTTTTTTCTGGCTATCACAAAAGTCCTGAATTGACAAGAGAAGCAATTAAAGATGGATGGTTCCATACAG GGGACATAGGGCAAATACTTCCAAATGGAACCATCAAGATCATTGATAGGAAAAAGAATCTGATCAAACTCTCGCAAGGAGAGTATGTTGCACTTGAGTACTTGGAAAATGTATATGGCATTTCATCTGTTATTGACGATATCTGGGTATACGGGAATAGCTTCAAGTCGAAGCTTGTTGCCGTGGTGGTAGCAGAAGAAGAAAGCACGAAGAGGTGGGCTTATTTAAATGGTCACATTGGTTCATTTTCTGATCTTTGTTTTCTTGATCAGCTCAAGAGCCACATCCTGGAAGAACTCAAGTCAACAGCTGAGAAGAACAAG CTGAGAGGTTTCGAGTATATAAAAGGAATCATTGTTGAGCCTCGCCCCTTCGACATGGAAAGAGACATGGTGACTGCaactttgaaaaagaaaagaaatcaattGCTCAAGTATTACCAG GCTAGACTTGATGAGCTCTACCAAAATCTGGACGCTGGACAGTAA
- the LOC112193643 gene encoding long chain acyl-CoA synthetase 1 isoform X1, with product MKIFSAQVEEGREGQNGKPSVGPVYRNLLSKNNFPPPHPDISTGWDLISQSAQKYPGNRMLGWRKIVDGKIGPYVWKTYKEVYDELLLVGSALRASGVEPGSRIGIYGSNCPQWIMAMAACCAHSLICVPLYDTLGPGAVNFIIDHAEVDVVFVQDKKVKELLKPECTSIQRLKVMVCFTSLTDEEKDKAAHIGIKPYSWNEFTEMGIQNPSKIFPPLPENISTIMYTSGTSGAPKGVVITHENMAYGVRGIDLFLEQFEDKMTVDDVYLSFLPLAHILDCVIEMYFFRNGASVGYYHGDLNALGDDIMELKPTLLAGVPRVFEKIHEGIKKGVQQLNPRRQKIFDILYRYKLAWMNMGFKNKNASPLADLLAFRKIKNRLGGRIRLIISGGAPLSSEIEEFLRVTCCCFVLQGYGLTETVGPTTLGFPDEMCMIGAVGTVSVFNELRLEEVPEMGYNPLGDPPCGEICLRGKTVFSGYHKSPELTREAIKDGWFHTGDIGQILPNGTIKIIDRKKNLIKLSQGEYVALEYLENVYGISSVIDDIWVYGNSFKSKLVAVVVAEEESTKRWAYLNGHIGSFSDLCFLDQLKSHILEELKSTAEKNKDDFLVSFVFNQLRGFEYIKGIIVEPRPFDMERDMVTATLKKKRNQLLKYYQARLDELYQNLDAGQ from the exons ATGAAGATTTTCTCTGCTCAAGTTGAGGAAGGAAGGGAAGGCCAGAATGGCAAGCCTTCCGTTGGTCCGGTATACCGGAATTTACTGTCCAAAAACAATTTTCCTCCACCTCATCCCGATATAAGTACAGGCTGGGATCTCATTAG TCAATCTGCTCAGAAGTATCCTGGAAATCGAATGCTTGGATGGCGTAAAATAGTTGATGGAAAG ATTGGACCTTATGTTTGGAAAACATACAAGGAGGTTTATGACGAACTTCTTCTTGTTGGTTCTGCATTACGAGCATCTGGTGTGGAACCA GGTTCCCGGATTGGGATCTATGGTTCAAATTGCCCCCAGTGGATTATGGCAATGGCG GCTTGTTGTGCTCATAGTTTGATCTGTGTGCCTCTCTATGATACCCTAG GGCCAGGAGCTGTAAATTTTATCATAGATCATGCAGAGGTTGATGTTGTTTTTGTCCAAGATAAGAAAGTGAAAGAA CTACTGAAGCCTGAATGTACATCCATTCAAAGATTAAAAG ttATGGTTTGCTTCACTTCGTTGACAGATGAAGAGAAGGATAAGGCAGCACACATTGGGATAAAACCATACTCATGGAATGAGTTCACAGAGATG ggaattcaaaacccatcaAAGATCTTTCCACCTCTGCCTGAGAATATCAGCACAATTATGTACACAAGTGGTACCAGTGGAGCTCCTAAAGGTGTTGTGATAACACATGAAAACATGGCATATGGTGTCAGAGGCATTGACCTCTTTTTGGAACAATTTGAAGACAAG ATGACAGTGGATGATGTGTATCTATCTTTCCTTCCTCTGGCTCATATCCTGGACTGCGTAATTGAGATGTATTTTTTCCGCAATGGTGCTTCTGTTGGCTACTATCATGGG GATCTTAATGCATTAGGGGATGATATAATGGAGTTGAAGCCAACACTTCTTGCTGGGGTACCTCGAGTCTTCGAGAAAATACATGAAG GTATAAAGAAAGGAGTCCAACAGCTCAATCCAAGGAGGCAGAAGATTTTTGACATTCTCTACAGATA CAAACTTGCTTGGATGAACATGGggtttaaaaacaaaaacgcCTCACCACTCGCTGATCTGTTAGCCTTCAGAAAG ATAAAGAATAGGCTGGGTGGTAGAATTCGTCTTATAATATCAGGAGGTGCACCCTTAAGCTCTGAGATTGAAGAATTCTTGCGAGTTACTTGCTGTTGTTTCGTACTCCAAGGCTATG GGTTGACAGAAACTGTTGGCCCAACTACTCTCGGGTTTCCTGATGAAATGTGTATGATTGGTGCTGTTGGTACCGTATCTGTTTTCAACGAGCTGCGCCTCGAAGAGGTTCCAGAAATGGGCTACAATCCACTTGGGGATCCTCCTTGTGGTGAGATATGCTTGAGAGGAAAGACTGTTTTTTCTGGCTATCACAAAAGTCCTGAATTGACAAGAGAAGCAATTAAAGATGGATGGTTCCATACAG GGGACATAGGGCAAATACTTCCAAATGGAACCATCAAGATCATTGATAGGAAAAAGAATCTGATCAAACTCTCGCAAGGAGAGTATGTTGCACTTGAGTACTTGGAAAATGTATATGGCATTTCATCTGTTATTGACGATATCTGGGTATACGGGAATAGCTTCAAGTCGAAGCTTGTTGCCGTGGTGGTAGCAGAAGAAGAAAGCACGAAGAGGTGGGCTTATTTAAATGGTCACATTGGTTCATTTTCTGATCTTTGTTTTCTTGATCAGCTCAAGAGCCACATCCTGGAAGAACTCAAGTCAACAGCTGAGAAGAACAAG GATGATTTCTTAGTTTCCTTTGTTTTCAACCAGCTGAGAGGTTTCGAGTATATAAAAGGAATCATTGTTGAGCCTCGCCCCTTCGACATGGAAAGAGACATGGTGACTGCaactttgaaaaagaaaagaaatcaattGCTCAAGTATTACCAG GCTAGACTTGATGAGCTCTACCAAAATCTGGACGCTGGACAGTAA
- the LOC121048863 gene encoding pentatricopeptide repeat-containing protein At4g16835, mitochondrial-like: MLAHEQTQLVLTQTQKTSSEIFEDGGEIDGSAAAMRRLEGTIVLTTWRQFCKLSPPSLNHIHMHAIPFSDRNPTPQNNIVSWNKMIAGYVRNGQMRVAHNLFDEMPVKDQVSWNTILSGLHNTKDPDGVNRCFLQMRRDGFRPNEYTISIVLRAFLGTVLNVLVPQIHALAILSALNSTVFVGSALMKGYANVGDGVAMARVFDEISAKDVSSWNALISSYMELGCMHDAQRVFGGMPERNVVSWTSLVNGYIRNGRVNKARSVFNKMSAKNVVSWTVMISGYVKNQKFVDALELFLLMLKSGTLPNQFTFSSVLDASAGCSSLIFGQQVHSRILKSGIPEDVTLSTSLVDMYAKCGDIAAAFCIFGSMPKKNLISWNSIIGGYARHGFATRALEEFERMTNCGVRPDAVTFTNVLSACAHGGMIEEGKSLFNTMKSKFGMEPQVEHYACMVDLYGKAGELEEAEKLIHGMPFQLDIVIWCALLGACGLHSSLELGESAAEELDKLESDHAAIYSTLSRIHGERGVWNSVLELRKKMKEKGVQKQNAVSWVESARVIR, translated from the exons ATG CTAGCTCATGAACAAACCCAATTGGTCCTGACCCAGACCCAAAAAACTAGCAGCGAGATATTCGAGGACGGCGGAGAGATAGACGGGAGCGCCGCCGCCATGCGGAGGTTAGAGGGAACCATAGTCCTAACGACTTGGCGCCAGTTCTGTAAGCTCTCACCGCCCAGTTTGAATCACATTCACATGCATGCAATTCCATTTTCTGATCGAAATCCCACTCCCCAAAACAACATTGTGTCATGGAACAAAATGATCGCCGGGTACGTCCGAAATGGCCAAATGCGAGTTGCCCACAACctgttcgatgaaatgcctgTCAAAGACCAAGTTTCCTGGAACACCATCTTATCGGGCCTGCACAACACCAAAGACCCAGATGGAGTTAATCGATGTTTCTTGCAAATGAGAAGAGATGGGTTTAGACCAAATGAGTATACCATCTCCATAGTATTGAGAGCCTTTTTGGGGACCGTGCTTAATGTTTTGGTCCCGCAGATTCATGCCTTGGCAATACTCTCGGCGCTCAACTCAACTGTGTTTGTTGGGTCGGCACTTATGAAAGGGTATGCAAATGTAGGGGATGGAGTGGCTATGGCTAGAGTATTCGATGAGATTTCGGCCAAGGATGTGTCATCTTGGAATGCATTGATTTCGAGTTACATGGAATTGGGGTGCATGCATGACGCTCAAAGAGTTTTTGGTGGGATGCCGGAGAGGAATGTAGTTTCTTGGACTAGTTTAGTAAATGGGTATATCAGAAATGGGAGGGTTAACAAAGCTCGCTCCGTTTTCAATAAAATGAGTGCAAAAAATGTGGTCTCATGGACTGTTATGATCAGTGGTTATGTGAAGAATCAGAAATTTGTAGATGCTTTGGAACTTTTCCTCTTGATGTTGAAGTCAGGGACTCTGCCCAATCAGTTCACATTTTCAAGTGTGCTGGATGCAAGCGCTGGCTGTTCTTCACTTATCTTCGGTCAGCAAGTACACTCGCGCATCTTAAAGTCTGGTATACCGGAGGATGTAACCTTGTCAACCTCGCTTGTTGATATGTATGCAAAATGCGGTGATATTGCTGCAGCGTTTTGTATTTTTGGATCCATGCCAAAGAAAAACTTGATATCCTGGAATTCAATTATAGGAGGTTATGCAAGGCATGGATTTGCCACAAGAGCATTGGAGGAGTTTGAGAGAATGACCAACTGTGGTGTTAGGCCTGATGCAGTTACATTCACAAATGTGTTATCAGCTTGTGCACATGGTGGGATGATTGAAGAAGGAAAAAGCCTCTTTAACACCATGAAGTCAAAGTTCGGAATGGAACCACAGGTGGAGCATTATGCTTGCATGGTGGACCTCTATGGGAAAGCAG GTGAGCTAGAGGAAGCGGAGAAGTTGATACATGGGATGCCATTTCAGCTGGATATTGTTATTTGGTGTGCGTTACTTGGTGCTTGTGGTTTGCATTCAAGTTTGGAACTTGGTGAGTCTGCGGCAGAGGAACTTGATAAACTAGAAAGTGACCATGCTGCAATATATTCAACGCTTTCAAGGATTCATGGGGAAAGAGGAGTTTGGAATAGTGTGCTCGAGTTAaggaagaaaatgaaagagaaaGGCGTTCAAAAGCAGAATGCAGTTAGCTGGGTTGAGTCTGCACGAGTAATTAGATAA